The Paenibacillus amylolyticus genome contains the following window.
CTTCATCCCGTGCGGATGGATCGCTTGGATGGTCATTGATCCTCCGACCCTCTCACACCTTGCCTTCATACTGGATAAGCCAAAACCCGGTACAAGCGGTTGTTGCTGGATGAATACGCCGTTATCCTCTACCTGCATGAATAGATTCTCTTCCTGTTTTTTGATATGTACGCTTACTTGGGTAGCCTGGGCATGACGAATAATATTCGATAAGGCCTCCTGTAGAATCCGGTACAGAAGTTCGGACGTTTCCTGCGTCCATGCTTCCTTTGGACCAGCATAGCGCAGATCAATGGAACAACCGGTTAACTTCTGTACTTCACTGACCAGACTGTTTAGCGCAACCAGTCCAATCCCAGCTTCACTGCTCCCCATCTGATGAGCCACCGTCCGCAGTTCCTGCAAGCTATGCCGAACCACATCCAGCACGGTGCCAATGGCTTTATCCGCTTCAGCCGGGTCCACCTTCATCATATAAGGAATAGCTTGAAGTTGAACAATAGCCGATGTCAGACGATTCCCGATACTATCATGCAAATCCATCGATATTCGTCCCCGCTCTTCAAGCACCGCATAGTGCATTAAACGCACGGTTGCCCGTTCCAATTCTTCATGCGTATGCTGAAGCTCATCATGTGCCTGGCTCAATTCGACATGTACAGCCTGTAATTCGGCATAATGACGCTCGCTCTCTCGCCTGCTCTCCCGTTTGATCCGTGCTCCCCAGCAGAAAATGTACGTGACAATATAAGCCATCGTATATAACCAAATCTGATGTAATTCCACTCCGGCGGCATACAATAATAGCCCGTTACCTACTAGAATGA
Protein-coding sequences here:
- a CDS encoding sensor histidine kinase, encoding MILSLLLLYNLVSPMEPFTWLGLCAGLVIRLPYFVLVWTPNWLKKDRIRTIMIGLTWAATLLYAVLFHAEYRIFELTFYLIGYAALNLPVFRSWWLGLIILVGNGLLLYAAGVELHQIWLYTMAYIVTYIFCWGARIKRESRRESERHYAELQAVHVELSQAHDELQHTHEELERATVRLMHYAVLEERGRISMDLHDSIGNRLTSAIVQLQAIPYMMKVDPAEADKAIGTVLDVVRHSLQELRTVAHQMGSSEAGIGLVALNSLVSEVQKLTGCSIDLRYAGPKEAWTQETSELLYRILQEALSNIIRHAQATQVSVHIKKQEENLFMQVEDNGVFIQQQPLVPGFGLSSMKARCERVGGSMTIQAIHPHGMKLTARIPHGGIKLAAGGDEP